From Salvelinus namaycush isolate Seneca chromosome 9, SaNama_1.0, whole genome shotgun sequence:
TTGAATTCACCCGCTTAGACACAGCTACTCACCAGTAGCATGGGTAGAAAAATATTTATTTGTCTTCAACCTTGGGTTGAGTTTTGGGTTCGTTGACTTTTTAGACCTTGGCTGCAACTTGGGTCACTTAGTCTGATCTGTTCATTCTTAACTCACAGgtcttataccctcgggtcagaagtgggcgtaaccgcctttagggcaattctctgggcgtaccaagttAAGAGGCAAGGTCTAGATTTGACTCAAATCagattttagacaactaacttcacatttcatctttaccaaaacattctctttgatttggacattttccacacaacgtacaatgtataaacatcaaacATATACTGGGAAAActcttaaagttacaatgttttcgtaataacgtcatctattaacctttaataacaaaacaaaaatgacatacattttcatattccatctatcgtcatgaccaccattgtggctgacggaaaccattgttccaaagtccctttattgcatgtttaatgttctgaggctggttctccatagtgagaggacaaAGGAATGTTGTCTGTGGCCTAAGATTTACCATGGGcgtgaggggtcataaaacccccacatcttcagacccctagatctctcctcaacggttgggggtgagagataatctgtagggttgtggtctcctgtaacctaacctgatcaggacagtcatgacagtgCTTagcgtcgttgtcctgttggaaggtaaaccttctccccagtctgagatcctgagcgctctggagcaggttttcatcaaggatgtctctgtactttgctccgtccaTCTTtcctctcgatcctgactagtctcccagtcccttccgcagaaaaacatccccacagcatgatgctgccaccaccctgcttcaccgtagggatggtgccaggtttcctccagatgtggcgcttggcattcaggccaaagagttcaatcttggtttcatcagaacagagaatcttgtttcccatgttctgagagtcctttagatgctgtcatgtgccttttactgaggagtggcttccttctagagtgaccatcggcttcttggtcacctccctgaccaaggcccttctcaccagattgctcagtttgtcttggtggttccaaatgtcttccatttaagaatgatggaagccactgtgttcttggggacctttaatgcttcagaattgttttggtacccttccccaggtcggtgcctcgacacaatcctgtctctgtactcgacggacaattccttcgacctcatggcatggtttttgctctgacatgcactgtctaatgtggtaccttatatagacaggtgtatgtctttccaaataatgtccaatcaatttaatttaccacaggtggactccaatcaagttgtagaaacctctcaagttgatcaatggaaataggatgcacctgatctcaatttcgattctcattgcacagggtctgaatacttattactgttttttatttttaatacagttgcaaaaatgtctaaaaacctgttttctctttgtcattatggggtattgtgtgtagattgctgaggatgttttatttatttaatccattaaggctgtaacacagaataaggctgtaacacttcaaaatgtggaaaaagtgctTTCAGATTTGCAATATACAGATTAATCTAAAAATGCATTAGGGCTGCAAGAAATATTTGATTCTAAGGAGAAAGACAGGAAACAGAGGGAAAGCATAATACATCCTTGATAAATCACCAATAATTGAATGCCAGTCTCAAGATGCTGCAAAATCAAACCAGGCAAATAATTTTGCTTTGTTTatctgtacagtatatgtgtttgtgtgtgtgtgtatgtgtgtgtgtgtgaaagcatCATCAAACACATCCCATAATGTTACAATCTTTGCAATGTTCTACGACTTCTTTAAGGGCTATCAAAGAAGAACTATTAACATGCACACACTGAAATTGTGAGGCCATATTGTTGCACAATGTTTTTCTGCTTTAAAGATAGAGGCACAATACTGCACACACGGGACACATGGAAAACCTCCAGCTTAAACATAGCGGGATGTGAAGACTATTtttcctgtttcctccagccAGAGGAGTGGAGAGGCATGTGGGCTGATAGatcctgtctgtgtctgtcctaCTGTTTTGCCAAACGCTCTGATGGCTACAACTAAACAAATATGCTATCTAgaacacaggaggctgctgaggggagggttCATAATAACGTCTGGAATGGAGtggatggaatggtatcaaacacatggaaaacatGTTTGGTGAGTTCGACACCATTCTATTCATagcgttccagccattactatgagcccgtcctccctaaTTAAGTTGCCACTAACCTTGTGTgatctagaatctaaaagggttctttggctgtccccataggagaaccctttgaagaagcatttttggttccaggtagaacccttttgggtttaacgtagggttctacgtggaaccaaaaagggttctcctatggggacagccaaagaaaccTTTtggagtgtgtagagtgtgtagagtagTGATGATTAGCTCTAAGCCTCCTGCCTTGCATTCTCTTCCCCTCCACCACTGTTAACTCAGTTCATCTGCAATGGCTCAAAAGAGAATCTAAGCCATATCAATAATAACTCTAATCTACTTACCAAGCTGACCAGATGAAAGTACTGTGTAGTTGTCCATTCACATTTTCAAAAGACACTCAACATACATCAAGTACAAAGTACCAATAGGTCATACATATGCTCTGGGAAGCTATTTAAATATATTCTGACAAACTGAAATCAATCACTACACCTGTATTTTATTCATTTTAGGACCTGGACATCAGAATAAAGAGGGCTGATTGCTGAGTGCTTTAGACACATATTAAATACACAGATCATTCATTTCTCTGCCTATGCATACAGTGCATGTCAGTACATACATTTTCTCCGTAAAGAAATAAAGTGAAAATGACACCATGTCTGGTTTATTTTctgaaaaatattttatttccaGAGTAAAATAAATGATATATTGCCATACAAAAAAGTGTAAGAAAAGGGACAATGCCAAAACTTTAACTCTAGAGAAAATGGAAAATAAGAAGTTAGATGTGCCATCAAGCCTTGAGGGTTTTCAAATAAATATGTCAAGGGATAACAAAATAAGAACGCCTATTACCTTGTAGGATTATCAGCCATTGCATGTAAATTACTCCAAGTACCTTTTGTGAGACTTCACATGTAGATTCTGCATGCCTAAAGCAACAAGCAGTGTTACTCTGCCCTATGAAAAGCCCTGTTTTAGTTTGCTTTGCTCTTGTTCATTGTTTGTTTCTTATTCCTTTCTTGTTATGACATGGCTCCCATCTGATATGTGATGCAActaaaaatgttttaataattAAATATCAAATTATTATATTATCATCTCAGTTTAGTTAACTCTAATAAAACATTCTGAACCTCACAAGTACAAATATATAAACTTTAATATTCATGGTTTAGCTTGAAGAGATATGGTATGTCattataacacacacaaaaatactTGTTGATTTTCCAATCTTTGCTTTTCCACTATGGTccaaaagccccccccccccccccaaaaaaaaaaacataaataataTTCTTATCTAGTAATCCCTCATATTAAAAAATATTAGGGTTTAATAAACTAGGCAAATAAAAAGCAAAGAAATGTTTACAACTTGAAGACCCTTCAGAAATTAGTCTGCAAAAAGACAGATATACAGTATCTCTTTCACAATGATAGAAATGGATATGAATAATATAAGATAACCCATAGAAAGACAAACTGTATTCTATGTTCATAGTCAAAAACAGTGTTTCTGTTCCAGCAAGAGTACTGTTTTTGTACAATGTATGCTGACATTAACACCATTTCAGCTACCTCCACTGAACTGCATTCTGACACTGAAAGCATATAGTAACTTCAGACTATCATCCTATATAAGCGTTCTACTTCCTCTACTATATAGAGTATATGAGAAAGTGCTCTGTTCGTTTCATCAAAATAAAACGTAAATTACACAACACCGAATCATTTACACTTATATATTAGTTCCCTGGCGGAACGAGATGTAACACATAGTAATACTGACCGAACAGGACCTGTCATTTTCACTGACTGGATCCATGTTATACTCAAGCGAGTATGGCGCCCACAGTAGTATAATATTGACCATCTAATCACCTATGAGCAGGACAGAACCAGACAGTAGTTGTCTTCTACTAACAATCACAACAGAGTTCACTGGCACTGGACGACATCCTCGCTGATAACACATCTACAAACAAGTTGGCCTCTATCAAAAGTGACCAATTTGGAGAAGAGAGCAGCAACAGTCTTCCAGGGCCTGAATAGGACTTCAGATAAAAAACGTTCTATCATTTAATAAataaagaaagacagaaagacgaTAATCCTTCAAGAGAATTATGAAGGTAGCAGATAGTCCTCTTGATGGTTCAGAAACTATAAAACCGACTCCATATTTTCGCACCACTCATGGTCCTCTAGGTTGTATATAAACTTTGTCCTGTTTGGGTTCTGACTCCCATCCTTCATGTTGTCCATTGTGAGACTGGAGGGGAACAGTTCGGTTGGTGTCGTATAGCCCTCGTGATTTTTGATGTATTTCTTATAGTTCTTGCGTAAACAGTACCAGGTAGTGGTGTACAGAATGAAGGCGGTGACCTTAAGACCAATGGCCAGGCTCACATACAGATGTCTGTAGGCGATATTGTCGTACAGCAGGCAGGCTCCCTTATCCCCACACTCTGTACTCCAGAAAAGGCAAGTTGAGTCAATCCCAGCACCAAAGAtcagaggaggggggatgaatccTACAGAACAGGTGTGGAGAGGATTACAGCTGGAGAAATCAATACTACAGCATCTGAAACCCCAGTATGTTTGATTTATAAACAAAGTAATGTAATAGTGCAACCTGACTGGTTCAGATGCAAGTCTAACAGTACTGTAACTTACCAAGTAGTCGCAGCAAGAGAAACAAAACTCCAAGAGCATATGATTTCAGCTCAGGGCTCACAGTCCTAGGAAGAGGAGACAACAGTATTTGTTACACACAGAAAAGAGAGAGCTGTCTCTGAGTAATGCAAACCCTCTCTACATGTTGACTGGGTTCTTCTGCGAAAGTTATAGCATGGTGGAAGGTGAGTGCCAGTGGGGTTACCTGATGAGGATGATGACGGAGGGTGTTTGAGCCATGGAGCCGATCATGCAGCAGGCACAGATGACACAGAGGAAGGTGAGGAAGGCCTCCTGGCAGCCTGGACTGGGACACTTCCCTGGGACAGCTGTGGCCATCTCGCTGTCACTGGATATACATGTACACCCTGTCAGATTCTGAAGACAGGAGAATAGATGCATCTGCGTTAGTATTACTGTCTTACATTATGTGACAATAAGCCAGATTAACACAGAGACAACAAAACAGTCTCCCATCTCTCTATAGGTAGGTTTTTTTGGGGCTTCGGTTCACTGCAAAGGGATAAGCATCTGACTACAGAGCAAGGTGTAACAATGAAGACCATATAGATAGGGGTGGGGACCACAAAAGATCTGAACTGATAAGGGACCGCAGTGGCTCGCGGGTCTGTGTACCCACATCCTtccccacacatgcagtcaacTGATTGTGCAAccaatctacagtaccagtcaaaagtttggacacacctactcattcaaggttaaaaacatttttttttaaacattctacattgtggaataatagtgaagagatcaaaacaatgaaataaccaacaaagtgttaaacaaatcaaaatatattatatatttgagattcttcaaagtagccaccctttcccttgatgacagctttgcacactcttgtcattctcccaaccagcttcatgaggtagtcacctggaatgcatttcaattaacaagtgtgccttgatgaagtttatttgtggaatttctttccttcttaatgcgtttgagccaatcagttgtgttgtgacaaggtaagggtggtgtacagaagatagccctatttggtaaaagaccaagtccatatcatggaaataacagctcaaataagcaaagagaaatgacagtccatcattactttgagacatgaaggtcagtcaattctgaaaatgtcaagaactttgaaagtttcttcaagtgcagtcgcaaaaaagatcaagcgctatgatgaaactggttctcatgaggaccgccacaggaaaggaagacccagagttacctctgctgcagaggacaagttcattagagttaactgcacctcagattgcagcccaaataaatgcttcacagagttcatgtaacagacacatctcaacatcaactgttcagaggagactgtgtgaataaggccttcatggtcaaattgctgcaaagaaaccactactaaaggacaccaatagtaAGAATAATAAGAGatgtgcttgggccaagaaacacgagcaatggacattagactggtggaaatctatcctttggtctgatgagtccaaattttagaaccactgtgtctttgtgtgatgcagagtaggtgaacggattatctctgcatgtgtggttcccaccgagaagcatggaggaggatgtgtgatggtgtggggtgctttgctggtgacactgtctgtgatttatttacatttcaaggcacacttaaccagcatggctacaacagcattctgcagtaatatgccattccatctggtttgcgcttagtgggactatcatttgtttttcaacaggacaatgaccaacacacctccaggctgtgtaagggctatttgaccaagaaggagagtgatggagtgctccaTCAGaagacctggcatccacaatcacccgacctcaacccaattgagatggtttgggatgagttggactgcagagtgaaggaaaagcagccaacaagtgctcagcatatgtgggaactcctaaagactgttggaaaagcattccaggagaagctggttgagagaatgccaagagtgtgcaaaactgtcatcaaggcaaagcgtggctactttgaagaatctcacatataaaatatattttgatttgttgaacacttttttggatcCAGTCatatgatttcatatgtgttatttcatagttttgatgtcttcactattattctacaatgtagaaaatagtaaaataaagaaaaaacattgaatgagtaggtgtgtctaaacttttgactggtactgtatttgtgCAGATAAACTACTTAACTCTCTTACCTAAATGCATTATACCAGTAGCCAGGGTTGGCCATAGCCTTTTGGGTGCCCTAAGCAAGATTTGAATGGCCAATTATTTTGTGTTTGTaagtacatttcctgcaattttgCCATGAGGCATAGAAAAATGTTGCAGTTGTATGCATTTTGGCATGGAGTGGAGAGAAATTGGGAAATTTTACACAAAAATCTCATGCAATTCTACtgattttgccatggggcagagatcaTTTTCCTTCAGCTTTGTAGCTAATTTCCTACAATTGTATCCATTTTACCATGAAGTGGAGACGTTTgaagttttaaagctaatttcctgcaattctacacattttgccatggcttatgccatgttaatatgatatctgagtgagagtgactaacaaaatcaataggGCCCGGTCGGTATTCGGCCATAATGACTACAGGTTTAGATAGCTGGCAAGACTAACTTACCgatctaaaaattgttagctgacatggctaattgagtgactgtcagtgactgacataacaagagaaaaactactgatgcacaaccacatttctaaatcgcaccttgtgtattctattattcaAACGCTCAAAAGTAATTTAAAACCCTGACTAAACtcaaaaaaacataaaaaatggAGATGAGGGTGGAAGCTTTCCAGGGTAGATGCCTGTACTTACTGTTGTAGTGCAGCCTGCGAAGCAGGAGGACAGGTAGGTGACTCCGTTGGAGCCGCAAACTGGGCTGACTGATGAGGTGTAGCAGTTACAGTTACTCATGCAGGGGACCTCTGGCTTCTCGCCCACCCGCAGTGTCctggagagcgcgagagcgaAAGAGATAGAGAAAGCTGTTTAGACTATGCTGTGTACATATCAGAAAGGAATAAAAAGCACATAAATGTTTCTGAAAGTTTCTGTAGCTACGATGTATCTAATTGAGCATGTTTTAAATGGTGGAAATCACATTTCTGTGGAACTAGACAGTATAAGCTACTATCTCAGCTATTATCTCAGAAATCAGTGAAAGCGCTTTTTCCAAACAGATTTTAAGTAACTTGTATATTGACTAATGTTTCTGTAGTCAGTGTGTGGCTGACCTTGTTCCCACTTTCATCAAACCCCCTTCCCCCAACAGAAGTTCTGCTATTACATATGCTAAACCAGTGGTGTAGGTACAGGCTGTTCTTACTCGTTGCCATAGGCGACGGTCACCCCAGCGACAGGCCCTGTGTCACAGCcaaggaagaggaaggagacgTAGCAGGCGGTGGAGATCAGGTTGACCAGCATGGCCATGCGAATGGCCCCCAGCGCTGAGAGGTTCAGCTTTTTGACCAGAAGCCCCCCCAGGAATATCCCCAGACAAGCACAGGGGATGGCCGTCATTCCTGAAGAGAGTTAATACCGCCATATGTTAACCTTATCACCTTCTCATATACTGTACTGATGCTTCTCACTGTATTGCTCCCTGTGTACTGTGTTGCACCAGGgggtctggggctgtgtgtatgtgtgtgtgtcatgcatGTGCTTGCCACTGGCCCTAACCTAGTAGTTGATTAGCTGAGGAGGTGGTGAGGTTAAACTGCTGCTCCAAGTACTTCCCCAGGAAGGCAGCGAAGCCAGCCACCACACCGATCTCCATACAGGCCGCCAGCGTGATGCAAGTGAACACCGGGTTTGAGAGAAGGTGCTTGGTAACCTTAGGGATCACTGAGAAGAGAAGATGAAGAGATCCTTAATTTCAAAGTGCCACATGGACACAGACAACTGCTAACAAGTCTAACTATCGCTTACTATTTCTGATATATTTTAGAAAAAAATATTCTGCCAGTTATAATTTAACTGGTGTAAGGGTAATATCAACATCTGAAAACATTTTGTAATCTCATGTGGAATGTACATGTCTCTTTCTTCATATTTAGTAACACGCTAAATAGTATCTGTGGAAGCAGAGGATTTAATTCCCTTCATTTTCTCATAACAGAGCATAAATCATACACTACCCCTGGCATATCAGAGAATAGACtataccagggctctccaaccctgttcccagagagctaccctcctgtggattttcgctccaaccccagttgtaactaacctgattcagcttgtcaactagctaattattagaatcatgtgggctagattagggttggagtgaaaaccgacaggacggtagctccccaggaacagggttggagagccctggtctacACTTTACAAAACAGCACCTGAAACTAGGTTTAAAAAAATCTTTATTGCGGTTTTGAGAAAAAAACATACATGCGGTAAAGAGGCCAATGAAACGCAGACCATGGGGGAAAGCGCAAGGACACCATCACTGGCAGGCATTCAAAAAATCGACATTAGTAAAATCCGTAATGATTTATGTGTTCTAACAAGCCCACACTGTGGTTATTAAAATCCGATTTTAATATGTATTGCTTTTTTTGCTGCATAATATTTACAAGTTGTCCTTTTCAGGATGATAAAAaagactgctaaatgctaactcccgttCCTTTAAGCTGGTAGACAGGCTAGCCATATAGAATCGGAGGTGCTAGTTGAAGCTGTTTTAcgtgtaatgcagttgattggtgacatccatacaagcataTACTCAAATTTGTACCCCAACATTGATAAACGTTCCCATTTAGTGTCTACTCTCTTGCACGGGTGTTAAATTAATACATAGTTTGTGGGGACTACATTATGTTTATTTGGTCTTATACTGAATGCTCCACCATTGACATGAGTATTGTATAGAACTATGTGTGGGCACATAATAGCCAAACAAATCATGGTGGGATAGAGATGGAGAATAAGTGAtgtgatacagtatatacaatagCATAACAAGTGTTAATTTAACTGCACAAATACTACATGTACTATAAAGGGACAGAAAACAATTCTCACCTCTGAGCTGCTGAAAGCAGGTGGGACCATTGATGGGCTCATGGTTGTTGCGTCCCACCCCGTTGCTGGACTTGGGCATCTCATTATAGTCCaggggcagagaggaagaggggagcaTGGCCTGC
This genomic window contains:
- the slco3a1 gene encoding solute carrier organic anion transporter family member 3A1; this translates as MQVKKQMGSDRSPGEGIRKKSSCFSNIKIFLISECALMLAQGTVGAYLVSVLTTLERRFNLQSADVGVIASSFEIGNLALILFVSYFGAKAHRPRLIGCGGIVMALGALLSALPEFLTKQYEYQPGQTWRTEVGRNGCANSTRNGGQYIEEMCSNKANTNMMYLLLIGAQMLLGIGATPVQPLGVSYIDDHVKRKDSSLYIGIVFSTLVFGPACGFLLGSLCTKFYVDFVFIDTSKLDITSDDPRWIGAWWGGFLLCGALLFFSSLFMFGFPQTLSDREKDRDGGGESEQAMLPSSSLPLDYNEMPKSSNGVGRNNHEPINGPTCFQQLRVIPKVTKHLLSNPVFTCITLAACMEIGVVAGFAAFLGKYLEQQFNLTTSSANQLLGMTAIPCACLGIFLGGLLVKKLNLSALGAIRMAMLVNLISTACYVSFLFLGCDTGPVAGVTVAYGNETLRVGEKPEVPCMSNCNCYTSSVSPVCGSNGVTYLSSCFAGCTTTNLTGCTCISSDSEMATAVPGKCPSPGCQEAFLTFLCVICACCMIGSMAQTPSVIILIRTVSPELKSYALGVLFLLLRLLGFIPPPLIFGAGIDSTCLFWSTECGDKGACLLYDNIAYRHLYVSLAIGLKVTAFILYTTTWYCLRKNYKKYIKNHEGYTTPTELFPSSLTMDNMKDGSQNPNRTKFIYNLEDHEWCENMESVL